The following proteins come from a genomic window of Macadamia integrifolia cultivar HAES 741 chromosome 14, SCU_Mint_v3, whole genome shotgun sequence:
- the LOC122060765 gene encoding UDP-glycosyltransferase 79A6-like, with protein sequence MHAATEHCDSSRVALHIAMFPWLPFGHINPFIQLSNQLAFHGFTVSFLATRDNIPKIKPFLRFPGRIQLVPLDLPPPPPPTTQIPTRIDSDFNPDSPVFKLTQLLMATDSLQDQVEAALSQLNPDIVVYEFAHYIPSMAHALGIKAVFYCVTSATAVAYHLVPACSNQKDLTQPPPGFPPTGVALQAHEARQLLFAFMAPDGLLSLHQRVVMAMKDADMIVLKTCAEMESKYCDYISEQYKKPVVMAGPSLNEPQTDPLDERWAGWLDRFSVGSVLFCSFGSDGILSKEELRELLLGLEESGVPFMAVLKYPNGMTESEALPEGLVERVKQRGLIHSGWVQQQLILEHKAVGGYLCHAGFGSLAEAVASGCQLVLLPQKGDQFLNARLMSKDLKVGVEVERRDEDGWFTKESVREAVRTVMVDKEGPVGKEVRANHCRLKELLLNKELNNSYVDQLLQKMENLVVINEFKKA encoded by the coding sequence ATGCATGCGGCCACAGAACACTGCGACAGCAGTCGGGTGGCTCTCCACATAGCCATGTTCCCTTGGCTTCCTTTTGGCCACATTAAtcccttcatccaactctccaATCAATTGGCATTCCATGGCTTCACTGTCTCCTTCCTAGCCACCCGTGACAACATCCCCAAGATCAAGCCATTTCTCCGGTTTCCCGGTCGAATCCAGTTAGTCCCCCTcgatctaccaccaccaccaccaccgacgACTCAGATCCCAACCCGTATTGACTCGGACTTCAACCCAGACTCGCCAGTCTTCAAGCTCACTCAACTCCTCATGGCCACCGACTCGCTCCAAGACCAGGTAGAAGCTGCTCTGAGTCAACTCAATCCGGACATCGTCGTCTACGAGTTCGCCCACTACATCCCTTCCATGGCGCATGCCCTCGGCATAAAGGCAGTTTTCTATTGTGTCACGAGCGCCACCGCCGTCGCCTACCACCTTGTTCCCGCATGCTCTAACCAAAAAGATCTCACTCAGCCACCGCCCGGGTTCCCACCTACTGGCGTAGCCCTTCAAGCCCACGAGGCCCGACAGCTTCTTTTCGCTTTCATGGCACCGGATGGATTATTATCACTCCACCAGCGAGTAGTCATGGCCATGAAGGATGCGGACATGATCGTTCTCAAGACATGTGCGGAGATGGAAAGCAAATATTGTGATTACATATCGGAGCAATACAAGAAACCAGTAGTGATGGCCGGTCCAAGTTTGAACGAACCACAAACTGATCCGCTGGATGAGCGTTGGGCCGGATGGTTAGACCGGTTTTCGGTTGGTTCGGTGCTTTTTTGCTCTTTTGGTAGCGATGGTATACTGAGCAAAGAGGAGCTGAGGGAGCTACTTCTTGGGTTGGAGGAGTCAGGTGTGCCGTTCATGGCGGTTCTTAAGTACCCGAACGGTATGACGGAGAGCGAAGCATTGCCGGAGGGGTTGGTAGAGAGGGTGAAACAGCGAGGGTTGATCCACAGCGGATGGGTTCAGCAGCAGTTGATACTAGAGCACAAGGCCGTGGGAGGGTACCTGTGCCATGCGGGCTTCGGATCGCTGGCGGAGGCGGTGGCGAGTGGGTGTCAGTTAGTGCTGTTACCACAAAAGGGAGACCAGTTCTTGAATGCAAGGCTGATGAGTAAAGACCTTAAGGTTGGGGTGGAGGTGGAAAGGAGAGACGAGGATGGTTGGTTCACTAAGGAGAGTGTAAGAGAGGCCGTGAGGACGGTAATGGTGGACAAAGAAGGCCCGGTTGGGAAAGAAGTAAGGGCCAATCACTGCCGATTGAAGGAGCTTCTCTTGAACAAGGAACTGAATAACAGTTATGTAGACCAACTGCTGCAGAAGATGGAGAATTTGGTGGTAATTAACGAATTTAAGAAAGCTTAA